The Mycolicibacterium mageritense genome contains a region encoding:
- a CDS encoding acetate kinase, whose translation MTVLVINSGSSSLKYAVVKPDTGEFLADGIVERIGEGPIADHDAALRAAFDALAAEGLHLDELGLVAVGHRVVHGGQTFYRPTVIDDALVAKLEELSPLAPLHNPPALLGIQVARKLLPELPHIAVFDTAFFHDLPEAASTYAIDHDLAQQWKIRRYGFHGTSHEYVSRQAAEFLGKPHDSLNQIVLHLGNGASASALSGGRPVDTSMGLTPMEGLVMGTRSGDVDPGVIMYLWRTAGMSVEEIETLLNRRSGVLGVGGQNDFRKLHELIESGDQNAQLAYDVYIHRLRKYVGAYLAVLGRADVISFTAGVGENDAAVRRDALSGLTGLGIEIDEGLNAERSKQARRISTPDSPVTVLVVPTNEELAIARSCADVVTS comes from the coding sequence ATGACCGTACTGGTGATCAACTCCGGCTCGTCGTCGCTGAAATACGCGGTGGTGAAACCGGATACCGGAGAATTCCTGGCCGACGGCATCGTCGAGCGGATCGGGGAGGGGCCGATCGCCGACCACGACGCGGCGCTGCGCGCCGCGTTCGACGCGCTCGCGGCCGAGGGCCTGCACCTCGACGAGCTCGGCCTGGTCGCGGTCGGGCACCGGGTGGTGCACGGCGGCCAGACCTTCTACCGGCCCACCGTGATCGACGACGCCCTGGTGGCCAAACTCGAAGAGCTGTCTCCGCTTGCCCCGCTGCACAATCCGCCGGCGTTGCTCGGTATCCAGGTGGCCCGCAAGCTGCTGCCCGAGCTGCCGCACATCGCGGTGTTCGACACCGCGTTCTTCCATGACCTGCCCGAGGCGGCGTCGACCTACGCGATCGACCATGACCTCGCGCAGCAGTGGAAGATCCGCCGCTACGGCTTCCACGGCACGTCGCACGAATACGTCAGCCGGCAGGCCGCCGAGTTCCTGGGCAAGCCCCACGATTCGCTGAATCAGATTGTGCTGCACCTGGGTAACGGGGCGTCGGCGTCGGCGCTCTCCGGCGGCCGGCCCGTCGACACGTCGATGGGGCTGACGCCCATGGAGGGTCTGGTGATGGGCACGCGCAGCGGTGACGTCGACCCCGGCGTCATCATGTACCTGTGGCGCACCGCGGGGATGAGTGTCGAGGAGATCGAGACGCTGCTCAACCGCCGGTCCGGCGTGCTGGGAGTGGGTGGCCAGAACGACTTCCGCAAGCTGCACGAGCTCATCGAATCCGGCGACCAGAACGCGCAATTGGCCTATGACGTGTACATCCACCGGCTGCGCAAGTACGTCGGGGCCTACCTCGCGGTGCTCGGCCGCGCCGATGTCATCAGCTTTACCGCGGGGGTGGGCGAGAACGACGCCGCGGTGCGCCGCGACGCCCTGTCAGGGCTGACGGGCCTCGGTATCGAGATCGACGAAGGACTCAACGCCGAACGGTCCAAGCAGGCCCGCCGCATCTCGACTCCGGACTCGCCGGTGACCGTGCTGGTGGTGCCGACCAACGAGGAGTTGGCCATCGCCCGCTCGTGTGCCGACGTGGTCACCTCCTGA